Part of the Paroedura picta isolate Pp20150507F chromosome 3, Ppicta_v3.0, whole genome shotgun sequence genome is shown below.
catCAGATTCCGCCCCCCCCAAAAGATATGCCATCTTTGACAGAATGCCATGCACCTAATTTCCCATAAAATTTAGTAACATTTGTGCACTGATCAATCATATTTGTGTCTCTTATACTCATAAAAGGTACAATACAATGGAGGTACACCTTGCTCCAGACTGGTTGATGTACATTATACGGACATGCTgtaaaaaccatattaaaaaaaaaaacatctggttCAAACCAACTGACAAAATCAATGGTAAAACGTGGAGAAGTAAAACTAACAATTATATGAATAGAACAGGGGGGAATGGCTCATCCTTAAAGCCTACATCCATGGTACAAAGCTGAACCAACCATAATAAATTTAACTTCTGTCCATTCTTATTATACATTGGCATCTGCATCTCTATATCAAGTTAGCTCTGGACAATGGGTACCAAAGCTCAATGAGCTAGGCCAGTCCCCTACTAAAGAAGTGCCGAATATCCATTTCCAAATAACAatgtaaggcagcctttctcaacttttttaccactgtgaAACCACagaaacatttatcaggctttgagaaaacccagcagtaacgtgatcatgcagaatatggttgggaagcataactgtgtacacgcccactggggcccctctccttccaacCCCTCcttgcccatcattggccatgaggGGGCAGGTTTGcctgaccatatattgtcatatcacctgataaatgtttaacaaatttgtgtgtgtgtgtgtgtgtgtgtgcataactaattaactcctacccattcaggaaccccacCTAgggccataaaaaaaaaaacagggattcatgaaatcctggttgagaaagcccggtgTTATTCAGACTGAGTAATGGTACAGATTTAATTGATATTTGTCATCCCTTAACTGATGCTTTGCATCCCTTGAGGTTATAACAAATTGATATATTAAACAAAACTCTGACGTATAATGATGTAATTTGGCTGTTGTAGAAATCAACATTTGGGGCCACGTATTCCACCAAGGAAATAAGCAAAACAGTTACCTCTTAAAGAAATAATGCAGGGCAAATTTTCAGTCACAAGTAAATCCTACTATATTCAGTGATGCAGCCTGCAGACAATTAATCACAGTCCTAGTCAAGTTGTATGAGGTTTAACTGATTAATCAATCAACAGATTAGAGCGGCATAGATTGCTACTTTGAGTCTAAGAAGGCTGGATAGAAATGtggtgataaaggtaaaggtaaaggtatcccctgtgcaagcaccgagtcatgtctgacccttgaggtgacgcccttcagcgttttcatggcagactcaatacggggtggtttgccagtgccttccccagtcatgaccgtttaccccccagcaagctgggtactcattttaccgacctcggaaggatggaaggctgagtcaaccttgagccggctgctgggattgaacccccagcctcatgggcaaagctttcagacggctgcctttccactctgcgccacaagaggctctaatgtggTGATagacatatttaaataaatatttgcatacaAAAATGACCAATTAAATATAGCCTTTTTAGAAATATAGAGACAACTATAGAGACTTTTAAGGAGGATTGCCACGCACCATTCTAAGTTCTTTGATTTTAATGgacttagaccatttctgcattgttAATTTCTCTGCCAcataaatccagggcagatgaggtgcaccgtgccaaatgctcccctgtgtgggaatagaaagaggcaaggcaacctgtcctggctcaaactcccgcctgcagcctggtgcagagCCTctggtgcggaaatggtcttagaCAGGTATAACTCTCCTTAGGATGACACTGCTGGCACTAGAGAAGATTCCTCCATGGTTCTGCCCCTTGGCTTTTCTTTTGATCTGCTCTCCTTGCTGCTGTCCTTGACACCAGTGAAGACATAACTTTGGTTACTTACATAGCTTGTTTACAGCTCAAATGAGCCCAGGTATGGAAAGGTGAACATGCAAATGCAGCTGGTCCCACAGTCTCtcatctaaattttaaaaaaaccagagCACACAGTGCCACTGATTTGGGGGTCTGGCTGAACCTCAGCAGTCAGTAATTCAGGGTAGTCATGCAACAGTGCTAGAAGGCAGTGGTTCAAaagtgtggggggagagaaggcaggaaattTACCATCTAATTTACCATCTGTTAGACTATAGGAGGGATTTCTAAATTATCCCCCCGTGTGACGTCTCATAATTTCACATCTAGATATTAGACTTTACTCTTTTTCAAGCAAATGACAGACATGTGACACAGTAAAATGAAATGAATTGGTTAATGTGTTCCAATTTTAAATCATCTGAAGCAGAATGATAAAGACACTCACCCTGCACTGTATGCAGACAAACAGAAATAAtcaaaatgttaaacatttcctTGTCGTTCTTCTTTTAACGTTCCCTACTGGCTCGTTTGTATGGATCTGGTGGGGCCTTCCACTTTGATTGACTTGCCATGCTATACAGGCAGCCCAAACACTTCCACAATATTAATAGGAACCATTCTGAGTGACAGGGTTTGTTTCCAAGTGATGCGTTGCAACTTGTCAGCATTTAGTTACTGCTTAATATATTGCattgtttctctctcccccccccccctcaccaacaCACAGCCAGGGAGAGCCAATGACTGGCAAATCCTGACCCTGAGCAAGTCTCAGCCCAGCAACTGAAATTTGTGCAGATACCCTTTGCTTAGATTCAGACAGCATCTTCTGCAAGGCAAGAGTCACGAGAAAGCCACAGGAACACAGTGCCTTAACAGACTGACCCTTTTTTCTTTCAGGCCAGTTTTAATCACTTACCAACTGTACTGTTAAGATTTTCTGGATGGGACGAGCCCTGGAGAGAAACGCCAGTAACGGAAACAGCACTGAGAGTCTGAACCCTTGCAGTGTGCTGCAATGCCATGTAAGGAAGGGCTGCTGATCAAGATGACCAATCATGTCTCTGCAGTTACCTGAGGAGGCACTCAGGCAATAAAAGGCACAGACCCGGGAACACTGAATTCTGCTGGGGGCACCCGAAGCCCTGTTACTTTCATAGAAGAGGCCTGGGACCCACAGCTGCCACTTGGTTTCACATTCTTTGAACTTCTACTGGTTCACGCTGGGACCTCATCAGGCTCGGGGCatcaatgggcctggaggaaaatgtcctgtcccttaaTTGTGATGTTCTGTAtgggagtggtccccaacctttctgaggctggggaccggcagggcaactgccccacccgcgcatgcatggccaaaagtgcacatgtgcagcactttcgcgcatgcatgcatgtgcaaaattgccgcacatgtgcggtTTCAGACGCGCaaggcacatgtgcgcatgcgcggccctgattccctctccccaccctcccacagtaagaagcttcctgggccgcaagcttggggcctgggaagttttttactgcggggaggcggggagagagagccgcggcccggcgccatggccttcgcggcccgcaggttggggaccaatgctgtATGGAAATAGGCAGCTAAACTTTTCACTGTACAGAGGTGAATAACATGCCTTTCTTTTgccagcaagtcacagctgatttttattttttatttatttacaaatgaaTTTATATCCCACGTCTTAACCCAAAAGTCCCTGGGAAGGTCACAAATACAAAATAACATAATCTAAAAGatggtaaaatattttaaaacatgcctCTGTCCCACAAACCCAGCCTCCCAGGACAGCATACAGAACAAACTAAATTTCAGCTGCAAgggattttcaaggtaagagccattttgaggtggtttgtcattgcctgcctctgcctcttgaATTCTTGAATTTCCTTGATTTCCCATCGAAGTGCTAgccaggactgatcctgcttagtttctgagattgggccagcctgggctatccagggttgAGTCTGCATGGGACTTTTTATTCACTCCtcaataaatccctcctgtctacactgaatttgatttccattttgattttgggtgctttaaatttttcctctgaaaCATGCATGATTTATCTgtagtgaccttacctttcccccacgatatccaggtgTGGATATAagtctcgatatttgaaaaactgtcaccagtataagtgtagatttttgctttttgcaaattaactttacTGCTccgtgcctgcaatgctgacttagcaaaacagtcttccctggttggtcagggcatcagttcaaagacttcctggttcccagttacaaggcttccctccctgttttaaagtgactgcactctaGAAGACtacacttctttcagcagagatttgtctcattctctgaaaggctgctgctggctcgggagtcgaaagagaagaaataatgctggctggacttcacctgatccccctccctcctcgccagttcaggaaaggtagttcagcttcatgaccactgctccgctccctgctctgagcttccccaatcaagtgcaggaggttttttgtttcagtttgggggggaaggacagagaaagacctgggttcaaatcgatctgaattcagcaggattgacggggggggggagtaatcaaCCCAGGTCAGGGTTAATGATTATTTTTCCCCACCTGGCAGTTGACAACCATATTGCATTTGTTTAAGAGAAAGGAAGAACAATCATTAGTTGTGAAGTTGCCTGCATAAGTGATCTACACTAAGCATACACCAGCGTGGTTTATAGGGGTAGGATATCAGATTAGGAGTTTGGGAGACCTAAACTTGAATCCCCCATGCCGCCATGAAgtttgctggctgaccttgggggAAGGGTGGCTTACAAAACGTTCTAAATCAATTAACATTCTTAAATGTTCTACGCGCAGTGCACTAGTGCTCCTTTCATCCCTTAAAGATAGGCTGGTATTGTTGGGATTTACCTTAACATAGGTAGCCCTCAGCCTATGTTGCTATCTAAGGGTTAGAACAGTGATCTGGGGATTTCCATTTTCATTGCTGTTCACTTTTGAACCCACAATCTTCAAAGCTCACAGTCTCTGATGCACTTGTTAATTATCTACAAAGGAACAGGAGAATGTGCTCCCGTGGAGTGCGGGGATGTTCATTTTCATTTGGATTAATTTCAAGAATCGCACTCATTTGCACCCTGTTATTAACTCGTTTTTGTTTCAATCTGCAACTGCTTTCAATGGGAGAGGCATTTTGGCCCCTGGTCAGTCCAGGAGAAAGGACAAGAGGCATTAAAGAGGGAATAAGGATGCACGCAATCCCACCTAATCTCGACACAGCAGCTAAGGACAAtagagagaaaaacaaaacaatgccctGCACTTAGACTTCAGATTAGGCCTCTTAGCCATTAAGCTGTTCATGTCCAGTTCCAATTCATGCAAAAAAATGTGCCTTTATACAAGTAAGCATTAAGGCGTGAATTAATGATAGCTTTGGCCAAATCTTCAAGGTGGCAGTTAAATAGGGCAAGCTAGAAAAGCTATGAATAGGGCAATAGGGCTAAACTTTGATTAGCATGTAATGCAAAGGATGTGATGCTCTAGCACCCaagtcttgggggggggtgttgatttTGGAATGGTGATCCCctggtggagttttcaaggcaagagactttaataggtggtttgccattgctttccactgcatcataaccctggtattccttgagagtctcacatccaaatactactcACGGCCAATCCTGTTTCGCTACCGAGGTCAGATGAGAtcgggccagcctgggctatcctgcCATGGGTTTCCTGGAAAGTACCCTGGTAACCATCCATTGCCACTCGGGACTTCCTGGGAACATctacaacagggatagtcaaactgcggccctccagatgtccatggactacaaatcccagaagcccctgccagcatttgctggcaggggcttctgggaattgtggtccatggacatctggagggccgcagtttgattacccctgatctacaatGACCCACTGAGAAGGCAGTATTCCAGCGCAGTATGAGAGCAATAACCAAATAATTTACAACCCAGTTAGAAGGagccatgaaggccatccagtccaaccccctcagtgcaggatcaccctTAAGCAttcttgataagtatctgtccagctgctgttaaaggctgccagtgaagaggagctcaccacctccttgggcagcccattccactgctgaactattatgACTATCGAAGGTAACCTCTATTATCAGCCATGCTATCATAGAGGCAGTAACCTCTTCTAAGCCAGTCCTCAAAGAGGCTGGCTGGTATCACCTTTCCCAATTTTGACTCTTCCACATCATTTACACTTTTCGTGCGAAAAGTGAGGCAGAGGTGTGAAAGGAAACAAATTGGGGAGTGTGAAAATGTCTCTGAACCATGATGGTATGCATTTATTAGACACCAAACCAAACCTAGTCAGTACCTTCATGTCCTTCTACTGATACTAGCAACAAGCACATCATTGTTGCAGCCAGAATAGCATATTCCAGTTGTTTGTTTTCAAGTGAAAAAACATAGACGCCCCAGAGGGGAAAGACAAGATCTCAATCCATGAGGTTCTGACTCACAGATAACTAAGTATGCTTACTGAATGTAGCTTGTTGGGTCAGTTGCCGTTATGTAATTTTGGCAGTGCTTGGCTTATGAACACAACCCTGAATATTTTATCAGAAAACAAGccaccctttaaaaaaaggaaacaataatATTGTTATCCTCTGCTGCTCTCTCCTGGTGATCAAGCATCATTGCAGGATTGCAGCTCAGAAAAAGTATACACtgttgcagcctttctcaatatttttaccattgagaaacccctgaaacattcttcaggcttcgagaaaccccagaagtggcatgatcatgcagaagatggttgggaagcatacctgtggacatgcccacctggggcccctccccttcccattctctccaagcccatcattggctggggggggggggtcaacatgtccATGTATGgttacatcacctgataaatatttaacaaaattttaaaatataataaaaatcaaataactctcaacaacaacaacaacaaaagcctgcACTATTGACTCTAATTGTAAACACTACAAACCGCCCCATCTGTCTATATTTGCTTGCACTATTGACTTAGGCAAAACTACactgtagaatcctagaatcctagaatcatagagttggaaggggccgtacaggccatctagtccaacccctgctcaatgcaggatcagcccaacctCAATTgtttcacacacaccctgcattAAGAGATGCAGGAGAGAGGAGTGATGATGACAAACTAACAACCTCTCTAAGTGAACAGGGATGGTCTCGGTCATTCTGGGGCCCTGGCAATAGTGCAGGATGGGGTCCCAGCACCACTGCCAGCCCACCACTGCCTTGTCACTCCATGCCCTGTCACTCCTGAGTACTAAACATGGAAGATTAAGTAGCCTGCCTGTCTTCCTTTGCCTCCTCCTTTGGGGACATGGGCCATGGGCAGCCACCCCTACCAGATGGGGGGCCCAGGACAGCTCCCCAGTTACTTCTTAGCCAATTGCTTTTTGATGCAAGATTCAGTCTCCAGGGTAGGATCTGATAATTCTCAGAATATTTCTTTATAGTCTTCATGGGAACTTGACTTGCGTGCCTCTTCCTGTGCAAAGCATGGAGAGGGGTTtactttaaaacaaaaccagagcaCACAGGCAAAGGGGAGTAAactaatttctccccccccccaaaaaaaacatccaaGATGCAGCCTTGTAAAGAATGAGTGGGAAGGAGATTCAGGGTTTAGCCTTTTTGTCTTCCAGTTGATAAAATCACATGAGACatgaactgccttatactgaatcaaaccatcgacccatcaaggtcagtattgtctacttagactggcagctgctctccagatgtctcaggaagaggtctttggtatcacctactgcctgatcctttaaactggagataccaaggattgaacctgggaccttctgcatgcaacacAAGCactcttccactaagccacagctGCTCCCTATCCTCTGCACTGCTTCTGCATCACTCACATGCCTGTGGATTGTGAGCGTACTTCTGTATGCTGACCTTTTGAGGCATCATTTTAATTGGCTCTGAAATGCTCTTGCATTCTTTTgcggtggtgaaaagtgctgtcaagtcaaggctgatttatggtgacccctcatgggttgttcaaggcaagagacattcattcTTTTATTGGTCTGTAATTTGGGAAGCTGGGGCGCTTTGGTGAAAGTCTATCCCAGTGGGTAGAAAGAGTTGCACCCCAAAATTTATATCCCCCCAAAACCAGGGGAAATCGTGACTGTGCTGGTTTCCTGACACAACTGACTTTAATTCCAGTATTGAAGATTCTCGTGCAAGATTTCAAAAATAACAAAGGGTCTGCACCCGTACCTggctttggaggggtggggtgggtcaGGTTTGCATACCACTGCCTTATGATGGGCCTGGGAGAGTGAGGAAGATTTATTTCTGGCCTCAGCAGCAGGCCATTTGTTCTGATTCCAAATAAGCCTCTGAAAAGGAATTTACCAAGTCACGCTTAGCCCATCGTGTGAAATGTCCCACctcccagaaaaaaaatattaccaCCAAATTGTAACAATCTTAAGCagggttctttcacatcaccatgGGCCTCAACCAAGGAAAAATCCAAGTTCAGGACAAACATTCATTCCGTCACTGACAGGACAGCTGTAAAGATCCCGGATTAGGAATCTGCTTCAGTGGGAATGAGCCATGCACCGTAAACAGGGATGCCTTTTTGGTCCTCTTAAGAGCGACAGACGAAGAGCTTGTGGTGAAAATGCACAGCCAGCTCTGAAGAAAGCTGtccaaggaaaaggaaaggagattgaaAGGTGAGTCTACAGGTAGTTGCAGAGCTATGAGGGACTGCAGTAGCACCGTGAGATTTGAGGACTTTAGAGATCAGCAAGAGTTTTGGGGTGTACGCTTCCAAGGAAaaaaaagctccctttgtcagacacagGCTTTCatcagagctttgactctcaaaagctttatACTCAGAAAACTTGTCGGTTCAGATCTAGTAGTGATTCTAAACATCATTATGGATAAGTTGCAGAGCTATAGAATGTCATTAGAGAGACATGATGTTAGAGCCTTAAACGCCATCAGCAGGAGTTCAGGCTTAAGTTGGTTCATTTCTACTGATGATCAAATGAATTTTCCACATAATTCACTCGCTTTCAGTGTCAGTCTTAGAAACAAGAAACGTAAGGACACGATGAGGGGTTGCCCCCTTGTTTTCCATTAGTCCATCGGATCCAGCCCCATGCATAGCAATTCACAGCCTTTCtttgctctacaccaggggtagtcaaactgcggcccttcagaggtccatggactacaattcccatgagcccctgccagtgaaggctggcagggactcatgggaattgtagtccatgggcctctggagggctgcagtttgactacccctactataCACCCTGAGTCCTTCATCAGGGTACTGTGCACGGGGCTTTGCCAATAAAGTTTGCCAATAaagttcatagggttgccaggtcccctttgGCAAtcagtggaggaagggggaaagggtggccagattcaagtggggaaactcctgaagatttgaagatggagcctgggaggacaaggacctcagtggggtacaaggccacagagcccaccctccagagcatgcATTgtgtccaagggaactgatctccattgtctggaggggagctgtaattctaggggctccctgtcccacctggaggctggcatccctaccccttTGTGACCTAGAGGATGCAGAGAAGAACAGATCCAGCGCCAAGAGCCTGAGCATAATAGGGAAGTGAAGCTTTGTGGGGATGTTTGCAATAAACTTTTTGGGTTGGCTGCTCTACTGTAATGCCCATTACCGATCCATTATGCTGATTCGTTTTCAGGTGGCAGCGGGCCACGCCTGCTAATGTCACAAAGCAGGGCATGCCAATACCTCCTGAGCCATCCTATAATGGCTCCGAATGCCTTGAGTACCACACTGCCAAGAAAAAGAGTTTTTTGAAACAGCTGAGGACAACGGTGAAGAAAATATTCCCCTTCTGTCAAAAGGCGAGCAAGAAACCTAAGCAGCAAGGCAATCAGCCGGCCAAGATGGCCAAGCCTAGAATGACTGCTGTTCCCAGAAAACACCGTCTCCTTCCAAGGACCATTAAAGAACTATCTCCTCCCAAAATGTTTCTAAAATTGAAAAGAAGAAAGCTGTCTCCAAATGGTAATTTGGCCACTGTACCAAATGTGTGCTTttattgggaggagggggaatataTTATTTACATAGGAGCGCCCCAAATGCACCATTCTGGGTTTCAGATCCAGGGCTCTCATGCTTCAAAGGTTCAAAACTTGTGGCCCTACCTATTAAATTCTGAATGGCTGAATGTAGCCCTCTCCTTTTACTGGCATCTGAAATggttaaaaggcatcctgttaaatgcATTGTGTGAAAAGGCCATCCTGTTAGCCTCTGCATGAAGTGTTGAAGAAGTATTATTCGAGTGATATATAACCTTGCTACGTGCCTTTTCacggttggctccacctcttacggcagccattttatgactggctCCACCAACCCCTGTTGTAGGCTCTTCACATAGAGAGCAGTTTCAGGGAGGTGATAACACAGGATTGGGCATATGAGTGGGTTTTTCTTCTGAACCGTGATCCTCTTATGCATATGTACTGTGTAGGCTGCCTTGAGCATATGTGCGTCAAATATTAGATAGTATAAAGCAAACAAACAGTGCATATATGCAGGAAAGGAAAATCCCCCGTCCCCCAACTTCTACTTACTGCTTTCAGTGGATTTTGACATTCTTCTCCCTGCTGACTTCAATATTATCACTCTCGCAGAAAGTATCATCTTTCAAATAGAAAGATCTCAGCTCCTTTTGGTTCCGTCTCTCTCTCTTGGCATGTGTGTGTTACCCCCACTGCCTTTTAGGGGGTCAAAGCATTGTGTTCTGTTCCCCCATCTGCAGGCACTTgccccttgcttgcttgcttgtttgccaCTGTCTTCTGAAGATATGTTTCCTTTTATGCTAGTGGAGGTTGCCTCTATCTCCTCTCACAATCTGAAGCACCTGAGTTCCAGAGAAAACTGTATATTCTCAGTTCATACAACTGCAAACCAGTGAAAAAATGATCTGATGATTCTGAGACATAAATGACTATTGTCAAACATTGGTTTTAAGATATCTTAAAGATCAGAGGCAGTTCAGTTTGCATGTTAAGTTTCCAAATGGCCATCCCTACTGGGTAGACAGGAAATATGTATTCTGGACTAGGTTATCTGGAATGAAAGAATGTGGTTTATATGTCTAGTAACAATTATTTGGACTTTTTTATTCTTCCTGTCATTGAAGGAGCAATTCAGTTGGATGTGAATTTTGTGGAAGAACATGCACAAAGCATAAGCAGAACAAACACAGTTGTGCAGGCAAGACGGATGACAAGACGCATATCAGTGGTTTCACTGCCCCCAGGGATCCGAAAGGTAATAGGATAAATTATAGGCaaatctataaaggtaaaggtaaaggtatcccctgtgcaagcaccgagtcatgtctgacccttggggtgacgccctctagcgttttcatggcagactcaatatctatatctataggcAGGGCTAATTTCTGGGGAGAAACTTACAGGAACTGGATAACCTCCTGTTTGGAATAACTCATCCCAAAGGGAGTGCGGTACATTCTTGGGAAAATATTGATGGAACAAGACTAGAACTTAAAAGGTTGAGCAACACATTTTTATTACAATAtatgtgcagaagaaaaattggttcttatatgctgcctttctctaccaggagtctcaaagcggcttacattcaccttacccttcctctccccacaacagacaccctgtgaggtaggtgaggctgagagagccctgctattactgaagaagaagagttggttcttatatgctgcttttctctaccgggagtctcagagcggcttacaatcaccttccctttcctctccccacaacagacactctgtgaggtaggtgaagctgagagaaccctgatattcctactcagtcagaacagctttatcagtgctgtggcaaataTGTCCTTGAATCATGCCCTAGATATCTTCAATCATTGTGCACTGGAGCAATTGGTCAAGAGgcaattattttgtttattcaaaTGTCTTTGCTACCTTTCTACCTGATCAGGGTCCGTAAGGCAGCATGCACTAAAAAAGTTTAAATATTTgcgcaattaaaaacaaacaaacaaaaacactttgCTAAAATGTGGGGATTAGTGAGAAGAGTTTAAATGGACAATTAAG
Proteins encoded:
- the C3H3orf49 gene encoding putative uncharacterized protein C3orf49 homolog — encoded protein: MHRKQGCLFGPLKSDRRRACGENAQPALKKAVQGKGKEIERWQRATPANVTKQGMPIPPEPSYNGSECLEYHTAKKKSFLKQLRTTVKKIFPFCQKASKKPKQQGNQPAKMAKPRMTAVPRKHRLLPRTIKELSPPKMFLKLKRRKLSPNGAIQLDVNFVEEHAQSISRTNTVVQARRMTRRISVVSLPPGIRKVSDRPKKKTFSVFKKKKQSTAPVWYHSDLTVGNLQMQVDNLLDNISEKSIQLLALRSAELQQCESLGNKILQSSKQFQRVSLRTTKKHKLKNMCFPCRCCC